A stretch of Desulfurivibrio alkaliphilus AHT 2 DNA encodes these proteins:
- a CDS encoding MinD/ParA family protein, which produces MSRTIAITSGKGGTGKTTLAVSLAAQLAALGHRTCIFDADLGTANVNIMLGINPQADIGDVVKGSAAVRDIIIQDPAGIDIIPGSSGVEEVANLGAKRLASLVTSFDAAGAYDFYLFDTGAGISRRVLAFCLAAAEVVLVITDEPTSLTDAYALLKVLTKHQYGGRIRVVINRCPDLEAAKKVYRRFRVAVDFYLGLPLEPLGVLFQDRAVPASMQQQRPFIELFPKSKAADCIRLMARRLSDGGREPATAESIVAFWNHYASFCRLPLELAARGAKEEAHRGEEVVAERQIYLLDLEAFAAENSNE; this is translated from the coding sequence ATGAGCCGAACCATAGCCATTACCAGCGGAAAAGGGGGAACGGGAAAAACCACCCTGGCGGTCAGCCTTGCGGCGCAACTGGCCGCGCTGGGCCATCGCACCTGTATTTTTGATGCCGATCTTGGCACGGCCAATGTCAACATTATGCTGGGGATCAACCCCCAGGCCGATATCGGCGATGTGGTCAAGGGAAGTGCTGCGGTCCGCGATATCATCATCCAGGATCCTGCGGGAATAGATATTATCCCGGGCAGCAGCGGGGTGGAAGAGGTGGCCAATCTTGGGGCCAAAAGGCTTGCTTCCCTGGTGACGTCTTTTGACGCCGCCGGTGCTTATGATTTTTATCTCTTCGACACCGGGGCAGGGATATCCCGCCGGGTGCTGGCCTTTTGTCTGGCCGCCGCCGAGGTGGTGCTGGTGATCACCGATGAGCCCACCTCCCTGACCGACGCCTATGCCCTGCTCAAGGTGCTCACCAAACATCAGTACGGGGGGCGGATCAGAGTAGTTATAAATCGCTGCCCCGACCTGGAGGCGGCCAAAAAGGTTTACCGGCGATTCCGGGTGGCGGTGGATTTTTACCTGGGCCTGCCGCTGGAACCCCTGGGGGTGCTTTTCCAGGATCGGGCAGTTCCCGCCTCCATGCAGCAGCAACGTCCTTTCATTGAGCTGTTTCCCAAATCCAAAGCGGCTGACTGTATCAGGCTGATGGCCCGACGGCTGAGCGATGGTGGTCGAGAACCCGCCACCGCCGAGAGTATCGTTGCTTTCTGGAACCATTACGCCTCATTCTGCCGGTTGCCCTTGGAGCTTGCCGCCCGGGGAGCAAAAGAGGAAGCGCATCGCGGAGAGGAGGTGGTCGCTGAGCGGCAGATTTACCTCCTCGACCTGGAGGCTTTTGCGGCTGAAAACAGTAATGAATAA